The genomic window CAGGGCCGGGCTCGGAGCCCGTCATCCGCACCGTGCCGTGGCCGAAGGTCGGCCGTAAGGCGGCGCTGATCAAGGTTGGCGCCTGCGGGGTCTGCGGTACCGATTTGCATATTCTCAAAGGACATTGGCCGAAGCCGCTGCCCTGGCCGTTCACGCTCGGCCATGAGCTCGGCGGCATCATCGTCGAATGCGGCGACGAGTTCACGGAGGACTTCATGAGCAAGCCGCTTACAGTCGGCTCGAAGGTGATGATCCCGCCGCTGATGCCTTGCGGACGCTGCTATTACTGCATCCACTATCCGCAGACAGCCAACAAGTGCCTGACGCCGGTCTATTACGGCCGCTATCTCGGCTTCGAGAAGCCACCTCACATGTGGGGCGGCTGGGCCGAATATGTCTATGTCGATCTCGACATGCTGCCGGGCACCAAAATCTACAAGCTGCCCGACGACATGTCGCTGCGGCTGGGTGCGCTGTCCGAGCCGCTGACGTCCTGCATCCGCGCCTTCAACCGCGCCAGCCGCGCCGGCGGTTTCAGCTGGGGCGTCACGGTGGTGATCCAGGGCTCGGGGCCGATCGGCATTCTGGCGATCGCGGCCGCGCAGGAGATGGGGGCAGGGCGGGTAATCTGCATCGGCGCGCCGGAGGAGCCGCGGCTTCGCCTCGCGCGCGAGTTCGGCGCGGAGGCGACTGTCAACATCGAGGAGATCAAATCGCCGCAGGAGCGCATTGCCCGGGTGCGCGAGATCGTCGGCGGCTTTGGCGCCGACCTGGTGATGGATTGTTCGGGACACCCTTCGGCCGGCCCCGAAGGCATCGAGATGCTGCGCGACGGCGGCACCTATGTCGAGATGGGTCAGTTCACCGACGCCGGCTCGATCGAGACCTCCTGGCACCGCATCTGCACCTCGGCTCCTGGGGGTTTACCGGCAACGACCTGCCGCTCGGCGTCGACATGCTTTACCGCACGCGCAACAAGTATCCGTGGCTGAATATGCAGACCATCTATCCGTTCACGGAAGCGGGCGTCGCGCAGGCGGTCAAGGACGCGATGGCGATGAAGACGGTGAAGTCGACCATCGTGCCGTGGCCGGAGCTGGTGGAGTAGGTCATGTCCTCCGTCCCCCACGATCTCGCCGCGTTCCTGGTCGAAGCCAAGCGGCGCACCTATGCCGGGCTGGATGACGATGCGACTATCGCCGTCCCGCTGCTCGCGGGCTCCAAACAGCTCGAGCACCGCGCGCCGCCTTATGCCTATCGTGATATCTATTTCGGCATGGGGTTTTTCGTCGGGCAGGAGACCGTGTCGCGCGATGATCGCATCATCTGGTCGATGAGCTACAGCGGCGGCGCACGTGCGGAGATCAGAGATCGGGACACTTTCCTCGCGATCTACAAATTCCTGCGCCAGGCGCTGCTCGCCGTAAACGCGGACGAGCCCTATCGGGGACCGCGCCGGTTCGAACAGAGCGGCATGGTCTACCGCAACGAGGTCGAAGGCGCACTGGATCGCTTCCACGGTGCCGAGACGATTGCGCGGGATGACAGCGCGCCGCTCTATGAGCTGCGCTATGGTGGTGGGCTGCTGAGATAAAGTCTCGCAAACTTCGCAAAATATTGTAGCCCGGATGAGCGAAGCGATATCCGGGGTGCTTGTGGATGGAGTTGCCCCGCATTCCGCTTCGCTCCATGCGGGCTACGCGTCGGGCTGGAATGAAGGACGAGATGTCAAGCGAACAAACAACCGAACCAACCCCGCGCCGTCGCTCTCCCTTCACCGCCATCTGCGCGATCGACTACACCGTCATCTTCGTGCGCGACATGGCGGCGATGCGGCGCTTCTACGAAGACGTTCTCGCCTTTCCGCTGCTGCGCGAGCTCTCGCCGAACTGGATCGAGTACGGCATAGGCTGCAACACGCTGGCGCTGGCAAGGCCGAGCCGGACCGCGGCCGATGCGCCGACGCCGACGGGGAGCGCTTCGCTGCAACTGGCCTTCAAGGTGTCGGCAACTGAAGTTGATGCGTGCGCCGACGAACTCGTGCGGCAGGGGGTGGCGCTGCTGTCGCCGCCGACGAACCAGGCGTTCGGTCATCGCACGCTGTTCTTCCGCGACCCCGACGGAAATCTGCTGGAGGTCTATGCGGAGATCTGAACAGCCCAAAAAGTTCCATCGGGAATCCGCGAACTCTTCACGCCGCGGTGAAACTTAGGCCCTAGTTCCGGATTTCAGTTCACGGGAGAGGTGCCGTGAAGCGAATTCTGAAACCCGTCACTTACGTCCTGGCCGTCATCTACTTCCTGGTGGACGCGGTCTTCATGGCCGTTGCGCGGCCCATCGCGCTCTGGCTTGGGCGGAACTTCCAATTCGAGCGATTGCGGGCCTGGATCAGGTCGCTGCCGCCTTATCCTTCGCTGGCCTTGTTTTCCGTGCCAGTCATCATTCTGGAGCCGATCAAGCCGCTGGCAGCTTACCTTGCCGCAACTGGCCAGGTCCTGAGCGGCGCGGCGACGTTGATCGTCGGTGAACTGCTCAAGCTCGTGCTGGTCGAGCGCCTGTTCCATCTCACGCGGGACAAGCTGATGCGGATTCCGGCATTCGCTTGGACATACGGGAAGTTCACCGAAATGAAGGCGTGGCTGCAGGCAACCGAAGCTTGGCGCGCCATCCGCGCCTTGAGCTTTGCAGCGAGAGACAGTGTTGCGAAGTTGGTCGGGAGCTTTAGCAAGCTGGCGACCTCCAGGGATTAGATCCGAGCCAGGCGCCCCTTCGCAACGACAGGGAAATCGTCGGTGTCGTGCTTGTGCACTCGCTAGCCGCGGCCGAGCTCGTTCTCCTTCACCACCGTCGCACCCACCACCTTCGTGCCCTCCAGCTCGCGCACGATTCGTTCGTCGGGGCCGACAATTCCAAGATCGAACTCGCGGTCCGGCGTGACCAGGATCATGCGCCGGCCGATGATCACGACAACCGTCATGTCGTTGGTTTCGCCTTCGACCGCCCATGCATGGATGTCTCCGGCATAGGGCTCCTTGCGCCAGGCGTTGGGCGAGCCTGGGTCGCATCGGATTTCGACGCCGTCCCCCGACGTCGTCACGACGAGCTTCGAGCGGCTCGGCTTCCAGCACAGGCAGGCGAAGTCCTCGCATTCGGTGGGCCGCGCAGCGTAGATCGCGCAGCCGCGGCCGGGCTGACAATGCGAGCACCAGGCATTAACCGGCTTGGCCAGCGCCTCGATGGCCATCAACTTGCAGCAAAGCGTGCAATCGCCGCAGCTGCGTTTGGCGGAGGACGTCACGCGGTCATTCCCTTGGGATCCGGTTGTGTTTCAGCTTAGTCGAGGTGGCCGCAAAAATCCGCTGCAACCTTCAGGCGCGGTTCTCATTGCAAAGCCATGCATCACAGGCATGGTGATTTCTGAGCGCTTGGCGTAAAGAGCGCCCAGATCAAATCCCGCGTGCGGTCGGGCCGTTTGCCGCGCATGCAGCTCAGGTCCGCCGGTCCACCGTTTGCGCGCCTGAATCAACCAAGGTTCTCCATCTCGTGTCTTTTCCGGCCCTGACCCCGCCGCTCGCCCGAGCTTTGGCCGAGCGGAACTATGATTCCCCGACTCCCGTTCAGCTCGCCGTGCTCACGGACGAAACCTCCAGGCGCGACCTCCTGGTTTCGGCCCAGACCGGCTCCGGCAAGACCCTGGCTTATGGCCTTGCCATGGCCAAGGGCTTGCTGGGCGAGGCCGAGGGGTTCGACCAGGCCGGCGCACCGCTCGCCCTGATCGTGGCGCCGACCCGCGAGCTCGCCTTGCAGGTTCAACGCGAACTGGCCTGGCTGTATGGGCATGCCGGCGGGCGCGTCGTCTCCTGTGTCGGCGGCATGGATCCGCGGCGCGAGCAGCGCGAGCTTGCGGCCGGCGCGCATATCGTCGTCGGCACGCCCGGCCGGCTGTGCGATCATTTGCGTCGCGGCCGCCTCGACATCTCCGAATTGAAGGTGGTCGTGCTCGACGAGGCCGACGAGATGCTCAATCTCGGCTTTCGCGAGGACATGGAATTCATCCTCGAGACCACGCCTGAGGCGCGCCGCACCCTGCTGTTCTCGGCGACGTTTCCGCGCGGCATCGTCGCGCTGGCCAGGCAATATCAGCGCGACGCATTCCGCATCGAGGTCGCGGGTGACGAAGGCGGTCACGCCGACATCGAGTACCGCGCGATCCGGATCGCGTCTGCCGACGTCGAGCACGCGGTCGTCAACGTGCTGCGCTTCTACGAGGCGCCGAGCGCGCTGGTGTTTTGCAGCACGCGCGAAGCCGTCAGGCATTTGCAGGCAGCGCTGCTGGAGCGCGGCTTCTCCGTGGTCGCTCTGTCGGGCGAATTGACGCAGAACGAACGCACCATGGCGCTGCAGTCGCTCCGGGACGGACGCTCCCGCGTCTGCGTCGCGACCGACGTCGCCGCCCGCGGCATCGATTTGCCGAGCCTCGACCTCGTCATCCATGCCGATCTGCCCAATGACGCCGAGGTCATGCAGCATCGCTCGGGCCGCACCGGGCGTGCGGGACGAAAGGGCACGAGCGTCCTCCTGGTGCCGCCGGCACGACGCCGGCGCGCGGAATTGCTGCTCAATCTCTCCGGCATCGAGGCGGCCTGGGGCATGGCGCCGCAGGCGGAGGACATCCGCAAGCTCGATCACGCGCGCATGAAGGACGTGCTGTTCACCGAGGACACCACCGCCGACGATCTGGTGCTGGCGCAGGCGTTGCTGGCCGAGCGCTCGCCCGAAGATATCGCCGCTGCGCTCGCGCGGCTCTATCGGGCCCGGCTGCCGTCGCCCGAGGACATCATCGATCCCGGCGAGCGCAGCGGCAAGCCGCGCGACGATCGCGGTCGTGACAGGTTTGAAGGTGAAGGCGGCGGCGATCGCCTCGGCAAGCCGCGATCGAAATCTGGCAAGTCATCGTCGAAACATGGCATGGCGGAGGCCAGTGTTTGGTTCCGTGCCGCCATCGGCCGGCGCAAGAATGCGGAGGCGCGCTGGCTGCTGCCGATGATCTGCCGCCGCGGCGGCATCGACAAGCGCGACATCGGCGCCATCAAGATCATGGACACCACCACCGAGTTCGAGATTTCCGAGCGGGTCGCGGATTCCTTCGCCGCCAAGATCAAGCGCCCGGACAAGGAAGACAGCATCCGCATCGAGCCGATGGCGGACGCACTGCCGCGGCAGGCGGCTTCGGAGCAGCGGTCATATGCGCCTCGGCGCGAGGCCCCTGACGATGATCACCGTGAGCGTCAGAGCGATCGCGCGCGCGAGGCAGGTGGATTCAAGCCACGCAGCAAGTCTCACGGCGAGCGTGGCCCGAAATTCGGCGAGGCTCCTTTTTTCGGGAAGAAAAAGAAGCATAAGAACAAGCAGGGCCACGCGGAGCCTTCGGTCACGCCGTGGCCTGTGAAGGGCGCGCCGGGAAAGAAGGCGAGGAAGAAACGGCGAGGCTGAGCGTCCGCCGTTCAGCTCAGACGGCAATGATACCGCCGGATTGCACCGGCGACATCATCTGAAGAGAGAGGCGTGAGTTCAGCGGCCACCACCGCCGCCGCCACCACCTCCGCCGCCGGCATCACGCATCGCGGAGCTGTAGCGAGGATCGCTCTGCTTCATGTAAGTCGGCGAGGTGTCGCGATGGGTGACCGTGCGTCGTCCGCCCTGGCTCGGCGTCTCGATCAGGCCGCTGCAGCCCTCGAAGAAGGCGAACTCGCAGCCGTAGGTCCGGTACTGCGCGGCGTTGGCACTGGTCGCGGTGAATGCGGTCGCCGCAACGAAGGCAATCAAGGCAACTTTCGGCAACGTGAGTTTCATGGACATTCTCCAGTCTCGGTTCGGCGAGACCAGAACGGCCCGCACGTTTCTTCGACGGAGGCTGCCTGAACCCGGTTCGAACTGGTGGCTTCACGCCCGCGTGAGCCGCGATCGGGGAGGGGGCTCACGTCGCAGCGAGATCGCGCAGCATGTAGGTCGCGCCTTCACCGTAACATGCGAGCTTTGCGCGCAACTCCGCATCCGTCGTGACGGGCCGAAAGCCGAAACGTTCCCATAGCGGCCGCGTAGCATAGACCGAGACCAGCGCGAGAGCCGCAATGCCCATTGAGCGTGCGAGTTGCTCGATCGTCGCGATATAGGCGCGCGCGACACCACCCCGGGCATCGGGCAGCACGGCGACGTCGTGCACGTAGAGGCAGTCAGCATCATCGGGCAAGCTTGCGAGGAAGCCGTCGAGCGGCGGGATCTGACGCTGCTTCCACG from Bradyrhizobium zhanjiangense includes these protein-coding regions:
- a CDS encoding GNAT family N-acetyltransferase, which translates into the protein MSKPRWRRARTADLAAIGAIAARIHPDLSERPDVFAEKMRLCPDGCRVLAGDEGIVGYGLAHPWKQRQIPPLDGFLASLPDDADCLYVHDVAVLPDARGGVARAYIATIEQLARSMGIAALALVSVYATRPLWERFGFRPVTTDAELRAKLACYGEGATYMLRDLAAT
- a CDS encoding DUF5680 domain-containing protein → MSSVPHDLAAFLVEAKRRTYAGLDDDATIAVPLLAGSKQLEHRAPPYAYRDIYFGMGFFVGQETVSRDDRIIWSMSYSGGARAEIRDRDTFLAIYKFLRQALLAVNADEPYRGPRRFEQSGMVYRNEVEGALDRFHGAETIARDDSAPLYELRYGGGLLR
- a CDS encoding DEAD/DEAH box helicase, producing MSFPALTPPLARALAERNYDSPTPVQLAVLTDETSRRDLLVSAQTGSGKTLAYGLAMAKGLLGEAEGFDQAGAPLALIVAPTRELALQVQRELAWLYGHAGGRVVSCVGGMDPRREQRELAAGAHIVVGTPGRLCDHLRRGRLDISELKVVVLDEADEMLNLGFREDMEFILETTPEARRTLLFSATFPRGIVALARQYQRDAFRIEVAGDEGGHADIEYRAIRIASADVEHAVVNVLRFYEAPSALVFCSTREAVRHLQAALLERGFSVVALSGELTQNERTMALQSLRDGRSRVCVATDVAARGIDLPSLDLVIHADLPNDAEVMQHRSGRTGRAGRKGTSVLLVPPARRRRAELLLNLSGIEAAWGMAPQAEDIRKLDHARMKDVLFTEDTTADDLVLAQALLAERSPEDIAAALARLYRARLPSPEDIIDPGERSGKPRDDRGRDRFEGEGGGDRLGKPRSKSGKSSSKHGMAEASVWFRAAIGRRKNAEARWLLPMICRRGGIDKRDIGAIKIMDTTTEFEISERVADSFAAKIKRPDKEDSIRIEPMADALPRQAASEQRSYAPRREAPDDDHRERQSDRAREAGGFKPRSKSHGERGPKFGEAPFFGKKKKHKNKQGHAEPSVTPWPVKGAPGKKARKKRRG
- a CDS encoding VOC family protein, with the translated sequence MKDEMSSEQTTEPTPRRRSPFTAICAIDYTVIFVRDMAAMRRFYEDVLAFPLLRELSPNWIEYGIGCNTLALARPSRTAADAPTPTGSASLQLAFKVSATEVDACADELVRQGVALLSPPTNQAFGHRTLFFRDPDGNLLEVYAEI